In one Flavobacteriales bacterium genomic region, the following are encoded:
- a CDS encoding DUF4199 domain-containing protein translates to MKRIVLIYGTIAGIIVSAMMWLTLGDGQHDWENGELIGYTTMVIALSTIYFGVRACRDRHLGGAISFGRAFLLGMAITAVASTLYVASWLVLSAGMEQDFMESYIAHTKAELEQGGAPEAEVQAKVAEMRSFGELYKNPVVKVAFTYLEILPVGLLISLICAALLKRKPSA, encoded by the coding sequence ATGAAACGCATCGTCCTCATCTACGGCACCATCGCCGGCATCATCGTCTCGGCCATGATGTGGCTGACCCTTGGCGACGGCCAGCACGACTGGGAGAATGGCGAGCTGATCGGCTACACCACCATGGTCATTGCCCTCTCCACCATCTACTTCGGGGTGCGGGCCTGCCGCGACCGGCACTTGGGCGGGGCCATCAGCTTCGGCAGGGCCTTCCTGCTGGGCATGGCGATCACCGCTGTCGCTTCCACCCTGTACGTGGCATCCTGGCTGGTGCTCAGCGCCGGCATGGAGCAGGATTTCATGGAGAGCTACATCGCGCATACGAAGGCTGAGCTGGAGCAGGGCGGCGCACCGGAGGCGGAGGTGCAGGCCAAGGTGGCGGAGATGCGGTCCTTCGGAGAGCTCTACAAGAACCCGGTGGTGAAGGTCGCCTTCACCTACCTGGAGATCCTTCCGGTGGGGCTGCTCATCAGCTTGATCTGCGCGGCCCTGTTGAAGCGGAAGCCAAGCGCCTGA
- a CDS encoding response regulator transcription factor, with protein MARAMQGIPCGFWWTVVPYGAALAALVLLLRVMEYKFWMRDLPVEGYVGAVAVVFAALGAWAGAKLPEGRRKEAPRAAQPLPHEEAVRARGISGRELDVLQLMAQGRSNQEIADKLFISLPTVKSHASSLFRKLAVRRRTEAVHEARTLGLIP; from the coding sequence ATGGCTCGCGCGATGCAGGGGATTCCATGCGGTTTCTGGTGGACCGTGGTGCCTTACGGTGCGGCCTTGGCTGCGCTGGTGCTCCTCCTGAGGGTCATGGAGTACAAGTTCTGGATGCGCGATCTGCCCGTGGAAGGTTACGTGGGCGCGGTGGCGGTGGTCTTCGCGGCCCTCGGCGCTTGGGCGGGGGCGAAGCTGCCGGAGGGTAGACGGAAGGAAGCGCCCCGCGCAGCGCAGCCCCTGCCGCATGAGGAGGCGGTCCGCGCACGGGGCATCAGCGGCCGTGAGCTGGATGTGCTCCAGCTGATGGCGCAAGGCCGCTCCAACCAGGAGATCGCGGACAAGCTCTTCATCTCGCTGCCCACGGTGAAGTCGCATGCATCCAGCCTGTTCCGGAAGCTGGCCGTGCGGCGGCGCACCGAGGCGGTGCATGAAGCAAGAACGCTGGGCCTCATACCTTGA
- a CDS encoding agenet domain-containing protein has product MRVLLLPLLALLATSLNAQSVNDPVEIDYQGTWYPGTVLKVEAEKYFVTYDGWDESWNEWVGKERLRGMRPAEPAAPPPAPEPKYNVGDRVEIQFGFNTANATVVGVNATEGKYELKVDGMDTMWYTGDLIIRKL; this is encoded by the coding sequence ATGCGCGTACTGCTCCTGCCCTTGTTGGCACTCCTCGCCACCAGCCTCAACGCGCAAAGCGTCAACGATCCCGTGGAGATCGACTACCAAGGCACATGGTACCCTGGCACGGTCCTGAAAGTGGAGGCGGAGAAGTACTTCGTCACCTACGATGGCTGGGATGAGTCCTGGAATGAATGGGTGGGCAAGGAGCGGCTGCGCGGCATGAGGCCAGCGGAACCCGCCGCGCCGCCACCAGCTCCCGAGCCCAAGTACAACGTCGGTGACCGCGTGGAGATCCAGTTCGGATTCAACACGGCGAATGCCACCGTGGTGGGCGTGAACGCCACGGAAGGCAAGTACGAGTTGAAGGTGGACGGGATGGATACCATGTGGTACACCGGGGACCTCATCATCCGGAAGCTCTGA